A region from the Aliarcobacter thereius LMG 24486 genome encodes:
- the rplQ gene encoding 50S ribosomal protein L17, with protein MRHKHGYRKLNRTSAHRKALLKNLAIAIIEREKIETTVPKAKELRRYIEKLVTSARNADLNTHRFVFAALQNKEATKKLINEIAPKYEGRNGGYTSIIKTRIRKGDATPMAFISFI; from the coding sequence ATGAGACATAAGCACGGATATAGAAAGTTAAATAGAACTTCTGCTCATAGAAAAGCATTGTTAAAAAATTTAGCAATAGCTATTATTGAGAGAGAAAAAATCGAAACAACTGTTCCAAAAGCGAAAGAGTTAAGAAGATATATAGAAAAATTAGTAACATCTGCTAGAAATGCTGATTTAAATACTCACAGATTTGTATTTGCTGCACTTCAAAATAAAGAAGCTACTAAAAAACTAATTAACGAAATAGCTCCTAAGTATGAAGGAAGAAATGGTGGATATACATCTATCATTAAAACAAGAATTAGAAAAGGTGATGCTACTCCAATGGCATTTATATCTTTTATCTAA
- the gatA gene encoding Asp-tRNA(Asn)/Glu-tRNA(Gln) amidotransferase subunit GatA has product MENKYMTLEEALKLNSEDIKKFKDNLKSNIKNSNIGAYIEQLENKDLNESGNGIPIAIKNNINVKDWELTCSSKILKNYLAPFNATVIKKLEDAGFSPFGLTNMDEFAMGSSTESSVHGKTLNPHNNNKIPGGSSGGSAAAVASGLAIAALGTDTGGSIRQPASYCGVVGMKPTYGRVSRYGIAAYSSSLDQCGVITQNVKDAAILYDVISGYDPKDSTSANIDYSKITPNLNSDKKFTIAVIDNYIDEASNEVKEAFNKTLKLLEEQGHKIIYTNMLDSDKIISTYYIISAAEASANLARFDGVRYGFRASSENLKDMYVNSKTEGFGYEVKKRIMVGSFVLSSGYYDAYYLKAQKVRAVIKNEYNKIFENADLILSPVAPTTAPEFNSYKSALDMYLADLYTIGVNLAGLPAISIPVAKDSNNLPIGLQLIANSFEEQTLFDGALSMEKAVKYIK; this is encoded by the coding sequence ATGGAGAATAAATATATGACTCTAGAAGAAGCATTAAAATTAAATAGTGAAGATATCAAAAAGTTTAAAGATAATTTAAAATCAAATATTAAAAATAGTAATATTGGTGCATACATAGAGCAATTAGAAAATAAAGATTTAAATGAATCTGGAAATGGTATACCAATAGCAATAAAAAATAATATAAATGTAAAAGATTGGGAATTAACATGTTCTAGTAAAATATTAAAGAATTATTTAGCTCCTTTTAATGCAACTGTTATTAAAAAACTTGAAGATGCTGGTTTTAGTCCTTTTGGACTTACAAATATGGATGAGTTTGCAATGGGAAGTTCAACTGAATCTTCTGTTCATGGTAAAACTTTAAATCCTCATAATAATAACAAAATACCAGGTGGAAGTAGTGGAGGAAGTGCTGCTGCTGTTGCTTCAGGATTGGCTATTGCTGCACTTGGAACAGATACAGGTGGAAGTATTAGGCAACCAGCTTCATATTGTGGTGTTGTTGGAATGAAGCCAACTTATGGAAGAGTAAGTAGGTATGGAATTGCTGCTTATTCATCATCTTTAGACCAATGTGGAGTGATTACACAAAATGTTAAAGATGCTGCAATATTATATGATGTTATCTCAGGATATGATCCAAAAGATTCAACAAGTGCAAATATTGATTACTCAAAAATTACACCAAACTTAAATAGTGATAAAAAATTTACAATAGCTGTAATTGATAATTATATAGATGAAGCAAGTAATGAAGTAAAAGAAGCTTTTAATAAAACTCTTAAGCTTTTAGAAGAACAAGGTCATAAAATTATTTATACAAATATGCTTGACTCAGATAAAATAATCTCTACATATTACATAATATCTGCTGCTGAAGCTAGTGCAAACTTAGCTAGATTTGATGGAGTTAGATATGGTTTTAGGGCTTCAAGTGAAAACTTAAAAGATATGTATGTAAATTCAAAAACAGAAGGTTTTGGATATGAAGTTAAAAAAAGAATAATGGTAGGTTCTTTTGTGTTAAGTTCAGGTTATTATGATGCATATTATTTAAAAGCTCAAAAAGTAAGAGCGGTTATAAAAAATGAATATAATAAAATTTTTGAAAATGCTGATTTAATATTAAGTCCAGTTGCTCCAACAACAGCTCCTGAATTTAACTCATATAAAAGTGCTTTAGATATGTACTTGGCTGACTTATATACAATAGGTGTAAATTTAGCAGGGCTTCCTGCAATTAGTATTCCTGTTGCAAAAGATAGCAATAATCTTCCAATAGGATTACAATTAATTGCAAATAGTTTTGAAGAACAAACTCTGTTTGATGGTGCTTTATCAATGGAAAAAGCAGTAAAATATATTAAATAA
- the guaB gene encoding IMP dehydrogenase: protein MKIRKRALTFEDVLLVPAKSEVLPKEVCLKTKLTKNIELNIPFVSAAMDTVTEYEAAIAMARLGGIGIIHKNMDIESQVLQCQKVKKSESGMIIDPITISPDQTLQDAEDIMATYKISGVPVVDENKILVGILTNRDMRFTKDYRFKASEKMTRMPLVTAKEGTTLEQAAEIMHQNKIEKLPIVDNNNRLIGLITIKDINKKIEYPNACKDEFGRLRVGAAIGVNQLDRARALVAVGVDVLVLDSAHGHSKGILDTVRAIKKELKVELIAGNVATAEATRDLIAAGADAVKVGIGPGSICTTRIVAGVGVPQMSAIDDCAIEAKKSGTPIIADGGIRYSGDVAKALAVGSSCVMMGSALAGTDECPGEVILYQGRKFKSYRGMGSIGAMTKGSTDRYFQEGTATDKLVPEGIEGKVAYRGSIADIIHQFVGGLRSSMGYLGSKDINIFQETAEFVEITSAGLKESHVHDVTITNEAPNYHI, encoded by the coding sequence ATGAAAATTAGAAAAAGAGCTTTAACTTTTGAAGATGTGTTACTAGTACCTGCAAAATCAGAAGTGCTTCCAAAAGAGGTTTGTTTAAAAACAAAATTGACTAAAAATATAGAATTAAATATTCCATTTGTAAGTGCTGCTATGGATACAGTTACTGAATATGAAGCTGCTATTGCTATGGCTAGACTCGGTGGAATAGGGATAATTCATAAAAATATGGATATAGAATCACAAGTTTTACAATGTCAAAAAGTGAAAAAATCTGAATCAGGTATGATAATTGATCCAATTACAATAAGTCCTGATCAAACTCTACAAGATGCTGAAGATATTATGGCTACATATAAAATATCTGGAGTTCCAGTTGTTGATGAAAATAAAATATTAGTTGGTATTTTAACAAATAGAGATATGAGATTCACAAAAGATTATAGATTTAAAGCTAGTGAAAAAATGACTAGAATGCCACTTGTAACTGCTAAAGAAGGAACAACTTTAGAACAAGCAGCTGAAATTATGCATCAAAATAAAATTGAGAAATTACCAATTGTTGATAATAATAATAGATTAATTGGATTAATTACAATTAAAGATATAAATAAAAAAATAGAGTATCCAAATGCTTGTAAAGATGAGTTTGGAAGATTAAGAGTTGGAGCTGCTATTGGTGTAAATCAATTAGATAGAGCTAGAGCTTTAGTTGCTGTTGGAGTTGATGTTTTAGTTTTAGATTCAGCTCACGGACATAGTAAAGGAATTTTAGATACAGTAAGAGCTATTAAAAAAGAATTAAAAGTAGAACTAATAGCTGGAAATGTTGCAACAGCTGAAGCAACAAGAGATTTAATAGCAGCTGGGGCTGATGCTGTTAAGGTTGGAATTGGACCTGGAAGTATTTGTACGACTAGAATAGTTGCAGGTGTTGGAGTTCCTCAAATGAGTGCAATTGATGATTGTGCAATTGAAGCTAAAAAAAGTGGAACACCAATAATTGCTGATGGTGGAATTAGATATTCAGGAGATGTTGCAAAAGCTTTAGCTGTTGGATCTTCTTGTGTTATGATGGGAAGTGCTTTAGCTGGAACTGATGAGTGTCCTGGAGAAGTGATTTTATATCAAGGAAGAAAATTCAAATCATATAGAGGAATGGGAAGTATTGGTGCTATGACAAAAGGTAGTACAGATAGATATTTTCAAGAAGGAACAGCAACTGATAAGTTAGTACCAGAAGGTATTGAAGGTAAAGTTGCTTATAGAGGAAGTATTGCTGATATTATTCATCAATTTGTTGGAGGATTAAGAAGTTCTATGGGATATTTAGGTTCAAAAGATATAAATATATTCCAAGAAACAGCAGAATTTGTGGAAATTACAAGTGCAGGATTAAAAGAATCTCATGTTCATGATGTAACAATCACAAACGAAGCTCCAAACTATCATATATAA
- a CDS encoding DNA recombination protein RmuC — protein sequence MIEFLSSINPISTILFFTLLIFFLTIFFIFILRNSSKIQNRELELQIIKTDDLLNKNDELLKAYKLLENQNIDLKIENSSLKTNVDLEIKNKQTIKDDFEEQSKKLELKLNEIMQNSLEKRLEKFDENSVKTLDNVLKPFKENLEGFKKKVEENQESSIKKFAELSKEIEFVSLAGLNISKEAQNLTQALKGKKQTQGSWGEMILESVLEYSGLLKNIHYFTQESYKDEQGKIKRPDVIIKLPQNRSMIIDSKVSLVDYDEYIRAETNEQREISLNNIVNSFKNHIDTLDSKDYAHYKMGTLQYVFMFIPIEGAFSLAVQKDPTLYEYALKKHIAIVNPSTLTISLRTIYLYWQSEQSSTMATKLFDEAGKLYDKILGFSDNFYKIKNQLLTLSNTYETASKQLSEGNGNILNRVENLKKLGAKTTKTLKDSKIEFEDFDDVEAEVYLLNQNEKKD from the coding sequence ATGATTGAATTTTTATCTTCAATAAACCCTATTTCTACAATTTTATTTTTTACTTTATTAATTTTCTTTCTAACAATATTTTTTATTTTTATTTTGAGAAATAGCTCAAAAATTCAAAATAGAGAACTTGAACTTCAAATAATAAAAACAGATGATCTTCTAAATAAAAATGATGAACTTTTAAAAGCTTACAAACTATTGGAAAATCAGAATATTGATTTAAAAATAGAGAACTCTTCTTTGAAAACAAATGTTGATTTAGAGATAAAAAACAAACAAACTATAAAAGATGACTTTGAAGAACAGAGCAAAAAACTTGAACTAAAACTAAATGAAATAATGCAAAATTCTTTAGAAAAAAGATTAGAGAAATTTGATGAGAATTCTGTAAAAACTCTTGATAATGTATTAAAACCATTTAAAGAAAATCTTGAAGGTTTTAAGAAAAAAGTAGAAGAAAATCAAGAAAGTAGTATAAAAAAATTTGCTGAACTTTCAAAAGAGATCGAGTTTGTTTCATTGGCTGGATTAAATATATCAAAAGAAGCTCAAAATCTTACACAAGCTTTAAAAGGTAAAAAACAGACTCAAGGAAGTTGGGGAGAGATGATTTTAGAGAGTGTTTTAGAGTATTCAGGACTTCTAAAAAACATTCATTACTTTACTCAAGAAAGCTATAAAGATGAACAAGGAAAAATAAAAAGACCTGATGTTATTATCAAACTTCCTCAAAATAGATCTATGATAATTGATTCTAAAGTATCTTTAGTTGATTATGATGAATATATAAGAGCTGAAACAAACGAACAAAGAGAGATATCTTTAAATAATATTGTAAACTCTTTTAAAAACCATATAGATACTCTTGATTCAAAAGATTATGCACACTATAAAATGGGAACTTTGCAATATGTATTTATGTTTATTCCTATTGAAGGTGCTTTCTCTTTAGCTGTTCAAAAAGACCCAACACTATATGAATATGCTTTAAAAAAACATATTGCAATAGTAAATCCATCAACCTTGACTATATCATTAAGAACAATTTATCTTTATTGGCAAAGTGAGCAATCAAGCACAATGGCAACAAAACTATTTGATGAAGCTGGAAAACTATATGATAAAATCTTAGGTTTTTCTGATAACTTTTATAAAATAAAAAATCAGTTATTAACACTTTCAAATACTTATGAAACTGCTTCAAAACAACTAAGTGAAGGAAATGGTAATATTTTAAATAGAGTAGAAAATCTAAAAAAACTTGGGGCTAAAACTACAAAAACTTTGAAAGATTCAAAAATTGAATTTGAGGATTTTGATGATGTTGAAGCTGAAGTTTACTTATTAAATCAAAACGAAAAAAAAGATTAA
- a CDS encoding type II toxin-antitoxin system antitoxin SocA domain-containing protein: protein MINITKLANIILYLIHKQVKSLNHKKLELLLFFIEKNHIDFCGKKIINETFIKTPRGVKALVLDDLFSIILEEKVFNEDEEDDRIFFIQELMDFLDIEIVEKESYKELLFYKLEEDFDESLFSQSEMRTITKVLNEYKDISVRNLANESFSLEIVRKTDKDEVVL, encoded by the coding sequence TTGATAAATATTACAAAACTTGCAAATATAATTTTATATTTGATTCACAAACAAGTAAAATCTTTAAATCATAAGAAACTAGAATTATTATTATTTTTTATAGAAAAAAACCATATTGATTTTTGTGGAAAAAAGATTATAAATGAAACTTTTATAAAAACACCAAGAGGTGTAAAAGCTCTTGTTTTAGATGATTTATTCTCTATAATTTTAGAAGAAAAAGTTTTTAATGAAGATGAAGAAGATGATAGAATATTTTTCATTCAAGAACTTATGGACTTTTTGGATATTGAAATTGTAGAAAAAGAGTCTTATAAAGAGTTATTGTTTTATAAATTAGAAGAAGATTTTGATGAATCTCTTTTTTCACAAAGTGAAATGAGAACAATAACAAAAGTTTTAAATGAGTACAAAGATATAAGTGTAAGAAATCTTGCAAATGAGTCTTTTTCTTTAGAAATAGTAAGAAAAACAGATAAAGATGAAGTAGTATTATGA
- a CDS encoding J domain-containing protein has translation MGQIINLAILILILYLIFTNFGIFLMIIGGIVLFILIAGYFLKKELKRRAKNFEYQFKNFSQNQDFEFEFKEFKGFNQNFNFNDFNSFNNSNFQNSFYTNNSKLKEAKDFFGFSDTFSKDDIKKRYKELAKKYHPDLNGGDEEKMKKLNDFRDILMKSIGE, from the coding sequence ATGGGACAAATTATAAATTTGGCAATACTTATTTTGATTTTATATCTTATTTTTACAAATTTTGGAATATTTTTAATGATAATTGGTGGAATCGTTTTATTCATATTAATTGCAGGTTATTTTTTAAAAAAAGAGCTAAAAAGAAGAGCTAAAAATTTTGAATATCAATTCAAAAACTTTTCACAAAATCAAGATTTTGAATTTGAATTTAAAGAATTTAAAGGTTTCAATCAAAACTTTAATTTTAATGATTTTAATAGTTTCAATAACTCAAACTTTCAAAACTCTTTTTATACAAATAATTCAAAGCTAAAAGAAGCAAAAGATTTTTTTGGATTTAGTGATACATTTTCAAAAGATGATATAAAAAAAAGATATAAAGAGTTAGCAAAAAAATATCATCCTGATTTAAATGGTGGAGATGAAGAGAAAATGAAAAAACTAAATGATTTTAGAGATATTTTAATGAAAAGTATAGGAGAATAA
- a CDS encoding DnaJ domain-containing protein produces the protein MNYEEFIEAVELFGIISNMSKKDIKKRYLKLSKKYHPDMETGSHEKFTKLKESYDILQNYMENYSFSFETNEFKKQFPSFMNYKNWVK, from the coding sequence ATGAATTATGAAGAGTTTATAGAAGCTGTTGAGCTTTTTGGGATCATCTCAAATATGAGTAAAAAAGATATAAAAAAGAGATATTTGAAACTATCAAAGAAATATCATCCAGATATGGAAACAGGTAGTCACGAAAAATTTACAAAACTTAAAGAATCTTATGATATTTTGCAAAATTATATGGAAAATTATAGTTTCTCTTTTGAAACAAATGAGTTTAAAAAACAATTTCCATCTTTTATGAATTATAAGAATTGGGTTAAATAA
- a CDS encoding glycoside hydrolase family 3 N-terminal domain-containing protein produces the protein MRVIIIALLFSVLVFSNDNLSKKELEKMAAKMVVLGFYGTKIDENSQIYKDVKAGLGGVILFDKDPNDKTKAKNIVNKEQLKELNNSLQNIRTQKLLIGIDQEGGAVQRLNDKYGFSNTLKASEIAKNGEEFARNSYKTMADELNYVGINLNFAPSVDLAINEKNRVIVTRGRSFGKDTKEVIKYSSIFVEELKNKGISSSLKHFPGHGSSLADSHHGFVDITKTWSKKELEPYIYFIKNNKIDIIMTAHVFNSKLDEFYPATLSYNINTNLLREELGFKGVLITDDLQMSAITKHYTTKETVITAINSGVNLLLFANQLAKPIELQEIVDIVVNAVETGDVSLQKIIDSNQKINNLLK, from the coding sequence TTGAGAGTAATAATTATAGCTTTACTTTTTTCAGTTCTAGTTTTTTCAAATGATAATTTGAGTAAAAAAGAGCTTGAGAAAATGGCTGCAAAAATGGTTGTTTTGGGTTTTTATGGGACAAAAATAGATGAAAATTCACAAATATATAAAGATGTAAAAGCAGGGCTTGGTGGAGTTATCCTTTTTGATAAAGATCCAAATGATAAAACAAAAGCAAAAAATATTGTAAATAAAGAGCAGTTAAAAGAGTTAAACAATAGTTTACAAAATATAAGAACACAAAAACTTTTAATAGGTATTGATCAAGAAGGTGGAGCTGTACAAAGATTAAATGATAAATATGGTTTTTCTAATACATTAAAAGCAAGTGAAATAGCAAAAAATGGCGAAGAATTTGCAAGAAATAGTTATAAAACAATGGCTGATGAGTTAAATTATGTTGGAATAAATTTGAATTTTGCTCCATCTGTTGATTTGGCTATAAATGAAAAAAATAGAGTTATTGTAACAAGAGGAAGAAGTTTTGGTAAAGATACAAAAGAGGTTATAAAATATTCTTCTATATTTGTAGAAGAGCTAAAAAATAAAGGAATTTCCTCAAGTTTAAAACACTTTCCTGGTCATGGTTCATCTTTAGCTGATTCTCATCATGGTTTTGTAGATATTACAAAAACTTGGAGTAAGAAAGAACTAGAACCTTATATCTATTTTATAAAAAACAATAAGATAGATATTATAATGACAGCTCATGTATTTAATTCAAAATTAGATGAATTTTATCCAGCAACACTTTCATACAATATAAACACAAATCTTTTAAGAGAAGAGTTGGGATTTAAAGGAGTATTAATTACTGATGATTTACAAATGAGTGCTATAACAAAACACTATACAACAAAAGAAACAGTAATAACTGCAATAAATAGTGGAGTAAATCTTCTTCTATTTGCAAATCAATTGGCAAAACCAATAGAACTTCAAGAGATTGTTGATATTGTAGTAAATGCAGTAGAAACAGGTGATGTCTCACTTCAAAAAATTATAGATTCAAATCAAAAAATCAATAATCTTCTAAAATAA
- a CDS encoding ArsR/SmtB family transcription factor — protein sequence MKKEECCDHTNEVERVKKDIVCDETLYDVAELFKAFADTTRIKIISVLKDDELCVGAISELVNVSQSAVSHQLRALRNAKIVKSRREGKQIYYLLDDEHIKKIFDMGLEHIVKG from the coding sequence ATGAAAAAAGAAGAGTGTTGTGACCATACAAACGAAGTGGAAAGAGTAAAAAAAGATATAGTTTGTGATGAAACTCTTTATGATGTAGCAGAACTTTTCAAAGCTTTTGCAGATACAACAAGAATAAAAATAATATCAGTTTTAAAAGATGATGAACTTTGTGTTGGAGCAATAAGTGAACTTGTAAATGTTAGTCAATCAGCTGTTTCTCATCAGTTAAGAGCTTTAAGAAATGCAAAAATAGTAAAAAGTAGAAGAGAAGGAAAACAGATTTATTATTTATTAGATGATGAACATATCAAAAAAATATTTGATATGGGATTAGAACATATTGTAAAAGGTTGA
- a CDS encoding heavy metal translocating P-type ATPase, giving the protein MRKVKLGNLDCASCAIKIEKTLEKMEELKDVKVNFSTLTLSFEQNTKDDILDKVEQEIQKVEKDVFIEKEKNKVEKTFWQNLDKKALYIVLISIIMTFISYNYIENRVLQILIYLSAYLLVGWSVVTSAVRNIFRGKVFDENFLMTIATIGAFALSDFVEAISVMIFYQVGEMFQGVAVNRSRDNINSLIDIKPEFAFVKEGDKIVEKSPEDVKIGDEILVKVGEKVPVDGVLISDDCSFDTSAITGEFKPRNLKKDTEILSGFINVSKAIYIRASSEYKNSTIAKIVELIENASLKKANAEKFITKFATVYTPIVVALAILLAFIPPLLIEGALFSDWIERALVLLVISCPCALLVSVPLSFFSAIGAVSKKGVLVKGANYIEKLTEIDSIVFDKTGTLTKGVFELTRIKAFDISEDELLKYAAHIESFSTHPIAKSIVKAYKGEINLKNVEENEEISGFGIKAKVLGKDILVGNKKLLNKFDVEIKNEIKEESGFVYIAIDGQFAGYIVISDIIKPEAKDFIQELKNLNITKTYMLSGDRKEVAQSVANSIGIDEVRYELLPQDKLTIYNEIKINRAKTTAFVGDGINDAPTLANADIGFAMGGVGSDLAIRSADIIVLNDNLNSISDSIKIARKTKTILYQNIVFIMAIKVGFLFLGAGAVIGMKEAIFADVGVALLAIFNSMRILKDIK; this is encoded by the coding sequence ATGAGAAAGGTAAAGCTAGGAAATCTTGATTGTGCATCTTGTGCAATTAAAATAGAGAAAACATTAGAAAAAATGGAAGAGTTAAAAGATGTAAAGGTAAACTTTTCAACTTTAACTTTAAGTTTTGAACAAAATACAAAAGATGATATTTTAGATAAAGTAGAACAAGAGATACAAAAAGTAGAAAAAGATGTTTTTATAGAAAAAGAGAAAAATAAAGTAGAAAAAACATTTTGGCAGAACTTAGATAAAAAAGCTTTATATATAGTACTTATTTCAATTATAATGACATTTATTTCATATAATTATATTGAGAATAGAGTTTTACAAATTTTAATTTATTTAAGTGCATATTTACTTGTAGGATGGAGTGTTGTAACAAGTGCTGTTAGGAATATTTTTAGAGGAAAAGTATTTGATGAAAATTTTTTAATGACAATTGCAACTATTGGAGCATTTGCTTTATCAGATTTTGTAGAAGCGATATCAGTTATGATTTTTTATCAAGTAGGAGAGATGTTTCAAGGAGTTGCTGTTAATCGTTCAAGAGATAATATAAACTCATTAATAGATATAAAACCAGAGTTTGCTTTTGTAAAAGAGGGTGATAAAATAGTAGAAAAATCACCTGAAGATGTAAAAATAGGTGATGAAATATTAGTAAAAGTTGGAGAGAAAGTTCCTGTTGATGGAGTTTTAATAAGTGATGATTGTTCATTTGATACAAGTGCTATAACAGGGGAATTTAAACCAAGAAATTTAAAAAAAGATACAGAAATTTTAAGTGGATTTATAAATGTATCAAAAGCTATATATATAAGAGCAAGTTCTGAGTATAAAAACTCAACAATAGCAAAAATAGTTGAACTAATAGAGAATGCAAGTTTAAAAAAAGCAAATGCAGAAAAATTTATAACAAAATTTGCAACAGTTTATACACCAATTGTTGTTGCACTTGCCATTTTATTAGCTTTTATTCCACCACTTCTAATAGAAGGAGCATTGTTTTCAGATTGGATTGAAAGAGCTTTAGTTCTTTTAGTTATATCTTGTCCTTGTGCTTTACTTGTGTCTGTTCCTTTATCATTTTTTAGTGCAATAGGTGCCGTTTCAAAAAAAGGTGTTTTGGTAAAAGGTGCAAACTATATAGAAAAATTAACAGAAATTGATAGTATAGTATTTGATAAAACAGGAACTCTTACAAAAGGTGTTTTTGAACTTACAAGAATAAAAGCATTTGATATAAGTGAAGATGAATTATTGAAATATGCAGCACATATTGAGAGTTTTTCAACTCATCCAATAGCAAAATCAATAGTAAAAGCTTATAAAGGTGAGATAAATCTAAAAAATGTTGAAGAAAATGAAGAGATAAGTGGTTTTGGAATTAAAGCTAAAGTTTTAGGAAAAGATATTTTAGTAGGAAATAAAAAACTTTTAAATAAATTTGATGTAGAAATAAAAAATGAGATTAAAGAAGAATCAGGTTTTGTTTATATTGCAATAGATGGACAGTTTGCTGGATATATTGTAATAAGTGATATTATAAAACCTGAAGCAAAAGATTTTATACAAGAGTTAAAAAATCTTAATATAACAAAAACATATATGCTAAGTGGAGATAGAAAAGAAGTTGCACAAAGTGTAGCAAATAGTATTGGAATAGATGAAGTAAGATATGAACTTCTTCCTCAAGATAAATTAACAATATATAATGAAATAAAGATAAATAGAGCCAAAACAACGGCTTTTGTAGGAGATGGAATAAATGATGCCCCAACTTTGGCAAATGCTGATATTGGTTTTGCAATGGGTGGAGTTGGGAGTGATTTAGCTATAAGATCGGCTGATATTATAGTTTTAAATGATAATTTAAACTCTATTAGTGATTCTATAAAAATTGCTAGAAAAACAAAAACAATTTTATATCAAAATATAGTTTTCATTATGGCTATAAAAGTTGGATTCTTATTTTTAGGAGCAGGAGCAGTTATTGGAATGAAAGAGGCAATTTTTGCTGATGTTGGAGTTGCATTATTAGCAATATTTAACTCAATGAGAATTTTAAAAGATATAAAATAG
- a CDS encoding cation diffusion facilitator family transporter, which produces MTQQRKATIISSSVAGILTLIKLVVGVASGSVAVLASAIDSILDMFVSIFNYFAILNSEKPADKNFNYGRGKIEALALVIEGTIITISGIYLFYEAIKKAVTGETSQYLEISIYVMIVSLIVTISLVTYLNYVAKKTKSMVIEADALHYKTDVLSNIAVLISLILVSVTEYEIFDVLIGAAISFYIVYSAYDLIKRGVLVLLDKSLGEELVLKIEDIIKSSKRVNTFHLLKTREAANQTFVEVHLVFDCLITLMEAHKVSHYIEDRIKELDKSRDWIINIHMDPYDDLHINDSVEK; this is translated from the coding sequence ATGACACAACAAAGAAAAGCTACTATAATCTCCTCAAGTGTTGCAGGAATTTTAACTTTAATTAAACTAGTAGTTGGAGTTGCAAGTGGTTCTGTTGCTGTTTTAGCATCAGCTATTGATTCAATATTAGATATGTTTGTATCTATATTTAACTATTTTGCTATATTAAACTCAGAAAAACCAGCTGATAAGAATTTTAATTATGGAAGAGGAAAAATTGAAGCTTTGGCTTTGGTAATTGAGGGAACAATTATTACAATATCTGGAATATACCTTTTTTATGAAGCAATTAAAAAAGCAGTTACAGGAGAAACATCACAATATTTAGAAATATCAATATATGTGATGATTGTATCTTTAATTGTTACAATATCTTTGGTTACTTATTTAAATTATGTAGCTAAAAAAACAAAATCAATGGTTATTGAAGCAGATGCACTTCATTATAAAACAGATGTTTTAAGTAATATTGCTGTTTTAATATCTTTAATTTTAGTAAGTGTTACAGAGTATGAGATATTTGATGTTTTAATAGGAGCTGCTATATCTTTTTATATTGTTTATTCAGCGTATGATTTGATAAAAAGAGGAGTTTTAGTTCTTTTAGATAAATCTTTAGGTGAAGAGTTAGTTTTAAAGATTGAAGATATAATAAAATCATCAAAAAGAGTAAATACTTTTCATTTACTAAAAACAAGAGAAGCAGCAAATCAAACTTTTGTTGAGGTTCATCTGGTTTTTGATTGTTTAATTACACTTATGGAAGCACATAAAGTAAGTCATTATATTGAAGATAGAATTAAAGAACTTGATAAAAGTAGAGATTGGATTATAAATATTCATATGGATCCTTATGATGATTTACATATAAATGATAGTGTAGAGAAATAA